A single window of Granulicella mallensis MP5ACTX8 DNA harbors:
- a CDS encoding type VI secretion system baseplate subunit TssG, whose translation MELASAIPTPIPASTARMRRMPALAEGTHAHSHSIHSALASLTALGISQHRIVVRCTGRESVAAGTVVRQEPAAGMPIFPDTSVHLDIAGLGFSHSLPVGMWDSGGETHAGTREILEPFDDPLEKLRHWFHEGAPLFRISPDDPAACARWLKLFGINAAEWPRPLWYRLASLIASVSQLSCSQDGCAFVLRTLLDLPVESFSYHSSVSALPSTALSSLSTHASRLGVDLLMGDSVEDLATLQVEIGPVSLETYERYTESEEGAALLRRSLEMIMPVSTRYDVRWSVLDRNQAPRLGMKEHNARLGINTHMGRQLSSAPQNNQPQESTSWSNA comes from the coding sequence ATGGAACTAGCCTCCGCTATTCCCACTCCCATTCCTGCCTCGACGGCACGGATGCGCCGCATGCCTGCCCTGGCCGAAGGCACCCACGCGCACAGCCACTCCATCCACTCGGCTCTGGCTTCGCTAACGGCGCTCGGAATCAGCCAGCATCGCATCGTGGTGCGCTGCACAGGGCGAGAGTCCGTCGCGGCGGGCACCGTGGTACGCCAGGAACCGGCGGCAGGCATGCCGATCTTTCCCGATACCTCCGTGCATCTCGACATCGCCGGACTGGGCTTCTCGCACTCGCTTCCCGTCGGCATGTGGGACTCCGGCGGCGAGACCCATGCAGGCACGCGCGAGATCCTCGAACCCTTCGACGATCCGCTCGAGAAGCTGAGGCACTGGTTCCATGAGGGTGCGCCGCTCTTCCGCATCTCGCCGGACGACCCCGCGGCCTGCGCCCGCTGGTTGAAGCTCTTTGGCATTAACGCCGCCGAGTGGCCGCGTCCGCTCTGGTACCGATTGGCCTCGCTGATCGCCAGCGTCTCGCAGCTTAGCTGCTCGCAGGATGGCTGTGCTTTTGTACTGCGTACGCTGCTCGATCTTCCCGTGGAGAGCTTCTCATATCATTCGTCAGTCTCTGCCCTGCCCTCGACCGCACTCTCCTCGCTGAGCACGCACGCCTCGCGGCTGGGCGTCGATCTGCTGATGGGAGACTCCGTTGAAGATCTCGCCACCTTGCAGGTAGAGATCGGGCCGGTCTCGCTCGAAACTTACGAACGTTACACCGAAAGCGAAGAGGGTGCGGCTCTGCTGCGCCGCTCGCTCGAGATGATCATGCCCGTCTCCACCCGCTATGACGTGCGCTGGTCCGTGCTGGACCGCAACCAGGCCCCACGTCTTGGGATGAAAGAACACAACGCCCGTCTCGGCATCAACACGCACATGGGAAGACAGCTCTCCTCCGCACCACAAAACAATCAGCCGCAAGAATCTACCAGTTGGAGCAACGCATGA
- a CDS encoding ATP-dependent Clp protease ATP-binding subunit has translation MALDLSKLSDEMESALSGARLLAEQRRQALIQPEHLLLLLIDNEGSSLRAILERKNVALLPLLDALSRRADTLSAQRLEELRRPLASQALRALLADAFKLSERHGRPAAEAIDVLEAALTTGTNDLRNDFRKAGFTIEDIEQPVASAPQTRRPQTTAAAQAPQSANETELAGGAKMLERFGRDLTAAAAAGELMPVVGRDEEVRQLIQTLLRKTKSNPVLVGDPGTGKTAIVEGLALRIAAQDVPESMKRCRVIALDLMGLVAGAKYRGEFEERLKAVVDEVRLRKGEIILFLDEIHQLVGAGGTEGGMDAANILKPALARGELRCVGATTFDEYRERIEKDGALARRFERVQVGEPSDEAMLYILRGIRERYATFHGVDLTDEALHAAIKLSRRYMRDRFLPDKAIDVIDAATARLRMQLESRPTALDQQERLLTRHRAELETLRSLPKLSAAQTKQITTLEEEIATLEPRVAADSEAWELQRNARIDLGKTVQAIEENTRLLAAAEGAGDVTKAAEIRYGALKHLEAQRADLEARIAAQRESGNITIADKVLPEHIAEVVAERCGVPASRMLESERDRLLHLEDRLGERVYGQPEAIRAVSEAARRMRTDLQLKRSPASFLFVGPTGVGKTELAKALAEALFDDESALIRIDMGEYKDSASAAGLIGSRPGLIGSDEGGFLTEQVRRSPYSIVLFDEVEKGHPEILDLLLGVLDEGRLTDAKGRFCDFTNTVVLFTSNLGVRESMAAGEDNALREQIILDAVRANLRPELYNRIGQVIPFHPLGMPELERIVTGHLRALKRKLEDDRELHLETTPTAIDLLARLSYDPEYGARPAGRVMQREVLSPLAEILLGGDAIPGSTITVDATPLETATEGNEEQPPQEMIFSLMQPHESDSLNADVTPDSMPEEVAL, from the coding sequence ATGGCTTTGGATCTCAGCAAACTCTCTGACGAAATGGAATCGGCTCTCTCGGGGGCACGATTGCTGGCCGAGCAGCGCCGCCAGGCGTTGATTCAGCCCGAGCATCTGCTGCTCCTGCTGATCGACAACGAAGGCTCGAGCCTGCGTGCGATCCTCGAGCGCAAGAACGTGGCGCTGCTTCCCCTGCTCGATGCCCTCTCGCGCCGCGCGGACACGCTCTCTGCGCAGCGGCTGGAGGAACTGCGTAGGCCTCTCGCATCGCAAGCCCTGCGCGCGCTGCTGGCGGATGCGTTCAAGCTCTCCGAAAGGCACGGACGCCCTGCTGCCGAGGCCATCGACGTACTTGAAGCTGCACTCACGACCGGTACGAACGATCTGCGCAACGACTTCCGCAAGGCCGGTTTTACGATCGAAGATATCGAGCAGCCTGTTGCCTCTGCGCCTCAGACGCGTAGGCCCCAGACAACCGCTGCCGCCCAGGCTCCGCAGAGCGCCAATGAGACGGAGCTTGCGGGCGGAGCCAAGATGCTGGAGCGCTTCGGCCGCGACCTGACCGCCGCTGCAGCCGCCGGGGAGTTGATGCCGGTGGTCGGACGCGACGAAGAGGTGCGGCAGCTCATCCAGACGCTGCTACGCAAGACCAAATCCAATCCCGTGCTGGTCGGCGACCCCGGCACCGGCAAGACCGCCATCGTCGAAGGCCTCGCGCTGCGCATCGCCGCACAGGATGTGCCGGAGAGCATGAAGCGCTGCCGTGTGATCGCGCTCGACCTGATGGGCCTTGTTGCGGGGGCCAAATACCGGGGTGAATTCGAAGAACGGCTCAAGGCCGTGGTCGACGAAGTTCGTCTGCGCAAGGGCGAGATCATTCTCTTCCTGGACGAGATTCATCAGCTCGTAGGCGCGGGTGGCACCGAAGGCGGCATGGACGCCGCCAACATTCTGAAGCCGGCCCTCGCACGTGGCGAACTGCGCTGCGTAGGTGCGACTACCTTTGACGAGTATCGCGAACGCATCGAGAAGGACGGCGCTCTGGCGCGGCGGTTCGAGCGCGTGCAGGTGGGCGAGCCCAGCGATGAGGCGATGCTCTACATCCTGCGCGGTATTCGCGAACGCTACGCCACCTTTCACGGCGTCGACCTCACCGATGAGGCACTGCACGCTGCCATCAAGCTTTCGCGCCGCTACATGCGCGACCGCTTCCTGCCGGACAAGGCCATCGATGTCATCGACGCCGCAACAGCACGGCTGCGCATGCAGCTCGAGTCGCGCCCCACGGCGCTCGATCAGCAGGAGCGTCTGTTGACACGGCATCGTGCCGAACTGGAGACGCTGCGGTCATTGCCGAAGCTCAGCGCCGCGCAGACCAAACAGATCACCACACTCGAAGAAGAGATTGCCACGCTCGAACCGCGCGTCGCCGCCGACTCCGAGGCCTGGGAGCTCCAGCGCAACGCGCGGATCGACCTCGGCAAGACCGTACAGGCTATTGAAGAGAACACCCGCCTGCTCGCAGCCGCCGAAGGTGCGGGAGATGTGACGAAGGCCGCGGAGATTCGCTACGGCGCGTTGAAGCATCTCGAAGCGCAGCGTGCAGATCTTGAGGCTCGCATCGCCGCACAGCGCGAGAGCGGCAACATCACCATCGCAGACAAGGTTCTGCCTGAACACATCGCCGAAGTCGTCGCGGAGCGCTGCGGCGTGCCTGCCTCGCGCATGCTGGAGAGCGAGCGCGACCGCCTGCTGCATCTCGAAGATCGCCTGGGCGAGCGCGTCTACGGACAGCCCGAAGCGATCCGCGCGGTGTCTGAAGCGGCACGCCGCATGCGTACCGACCTGCAACTGAAGCGCTCGCCTGCCTCTTTCCTCTTCGTCGGCCCCACCGGCGTCGGCAAGACGGAGCTGGCCAAAGCGTTAGCCGAAGCACTCTTCGACGACGAGAGCGCGCTCATCCGTATCGATATGGGAGAGTACAAGGACAGTGCCTCCGCGGCGGGCCTCATCGGCTCGCGCCCAGGCCTCATCGGCTCTGACGAAGGCGGCTTCCTCACCGAACAGGTGCGCCGCTCTCCCTACTCCATCGTGCTCTTCGACGAGGTAGAGAAGGGCCATCCCGAGATCCTCGATCTTCTGCTCGGCGTGCTCGACGAAGGCCGCCTCACCGATGCCAAGGGACGCTTCTGCGACTTCACCAACACCGTGGTGCTCTTTACCTCCAACCTCGGCGTGCGCGAGTCCATGGCAGCGGGCGAGGACAACGCTCTCCGCGAGCAGATCATCCTCGACGCAGTCCGCGCCAACCTGCGGCCGGAGCTCTACAACCGCATCGGACAGGTCATTCCCTTCCACCCACTCGGCATGCCGGAGCTGGAGCGCATCGTCACCGGCCACCTGCGCGCGCTGAAGCGCAAGCTGGAGGACGATCGCGAGTTGCACCTCGAGACCACGCCCACCGCCATCGATCTTCTGGCGCGGCTCTCCTACGATCCGGAGTACGGCGCACGTCCGGCGGGCCGCGTGATGCAGCGCGAAGTGCTGTCGCCGCTTGCCGAGATTCTGCTCGGCGGAGACGCCATCCCCGGCTCCACGATTACCGTAGACGCCACGCCTCTTGAAACAGCCACCGAGGGAAATGAAGAACAGCCTCCGCAGGAGATGATCTTCTCGCTCATGCAACCTCACGAGTCTGACTCATTGAACGCCGATGTAACACCTGATTCCATGCCCGAGGAGGTCGCTCTATGA
- a CDS encoding family 16 glycoside hydrolase: protein MSLSPLPQYYRKSAALFGAFALATSLSAAPVPDPSLSLFNGTSMAGWNAHGTWGASNGNLTSNGTGNRNVLTAVPFADFNLQFEYFESAPTGAKLRLWASRENNGGFTIDLDNSDAPSGIGGIETISVSSIKNLPSAWHRVQVDASHGQITVRVDGLPSGTASGLGSRAGYIGFEATGGAVLQVRNIRLTPLDPGSTFNNTDLSGWKSIARNPNAKGGLGHSVEKTFTMGIGGGSTKPHEAKWSVHNGAIHGESGPGGLENGNTAEDAIIQLVASVKGEIKKENFTALLLRNTAGQLEGGYEVGIGPYAGGIEHLESHAFGSAETPVNETIVIGGRTIAIWINGVLTTVHTDSRPDSNNSAQGARTTAGAMTLLLPNGGEQLDVQKFITTVLPKTYGAPAHTPPPPPPTPQPTPQTAAAAAPAAPSVAETALIQQQQSAAKKDATDQQNKQKVASLMGQALATSDPQQQMSAYGQVVQIDPSNAAAVQGYKEAQQKVQAQQEEQAKASTTAVVQQHDEQTREQQTSESLSKAQSAFLAGHLAAASGALAIAERLSPSNPLAHDLRTRISAAQMLRSRLVMLGSGAGLLALVGMIAMWMRRRKMQRFPVLEITRGLDSGRTHPIDKDIVRIGAVAQDGGQKNDIVIRDVEHAISRFHCEIVKRDGQLYVNDLNSSNGTRLNGAQIKPGSPEPLRRGSNILLANAVELRFDYDRGAKTKN from the coding sequence ATGAGCCTGTCCCCGTTGCCTCAGTACTATCGAAAATCTGCCGCTCTCTTTGGCGCCTTCGCGCTTGCCACCAGCCTGTCTGCCGCGCCCGTTCCCGATCCTTCGCTCTCGCTCTTCAACGGGACTTCGATGGCGGGTTGGAATGCTCACGGAACCTGGGGCGCAAGCAACGGAAATCTCACCAGCAATGGCACGGGCAACCGCAATGTGCTCACCGCGGTTCCGTTCGCCGACTTCAATCTGCAGTTTGAGTACTTCGAGAGCGCTCCCACCGGAGCCAAGCTGCGCCTGTGGGCCTCGCGCGAGAATAACGGCGGCTTCACCATCGATCTCGATAACAGCGATGCTCCTTCGGGTATCGGCGGCATTGAGACCATCTCGGTCTCCTCGATCAAGAATCTTCCGTCGGCCTGGCATCGCGTCCAGGTAGACGCCTCCCACGGCCAGATCACGGTTCGTGTCGATGGCCTGCCTTCGGGCACGGCCTCCGGGCTCGGTTCACGCGCGGGTTATATCGGCTTCGAGGCCACCGGCGGCGCAGTGCTGCAAGTGCGCAATATCAGGCTCACCCCACTCGATCCCGGCAGCACCTTCAACAATACGGACCTCAGCGGCTGGAAGAGCATCGCGCGCAATCCCAATGCCAAGGGTGGGCTGGGTCACTCTGTCGAGAAGACCTTCACCATGGGCATCGGCGGCGGCAGCACCAAACCGCATGAGGCCAAGTGGTCAGTCCATAACGGCGCGATCCACGGAGAAAGCGGCCCCGGCGGTCTGGAGAACGGCAATACCGCCGAGGACGCCATCATTCAACTGGTGGCGTCGGTCAAAGGCGAGATTAAAAAAGAGAACTTCACGGCTCTCCTATTGCGCAACACCGCAGGACAGCTTGAAGGGGGCTATGAGGTCGGTATCGGCCCCTACGCGGGCGGTATCGAACACCTCGAAAGCCATGCATTCGGCAGCGCCGAGACCCCGGTCAACGAGACCATCGTCATCGGTGGGCGCACCATCGCCATCTGGATCAACGGCGTCCTGACGACCGTACACACCGACTCCCGCCCGGACAGCAACAACAGCGCGCAGGGAGCCCGCACCACCGCCGGCGCCATGACCCTGCTCCTGCCGAACGGCGGCGAACAGCTGGACGTGCAGAAGTTCATCACGACGGTCCTGCCGAAGACCTACGGCGCACCGGCACACACTCCACCGCCACCGCCGCCTACACCCCAGCCGACACCCCAAACCGCCGCAGCCGCTGCGCCGGCGGCCCCCTCAGTAGCAGAGACGGCATTGATCCAGCAACAGCAGAGTGCCGCGAAGAAGGATGCCACCGATCAACAGAACAAGCAGAAGGTGGCGTCGCTCATGGGGCAGGCTCTGGCGACATCCGACCCGCAACAACAGATGAGCGCGTACGGCCAGGTCGTCCAGATCGATCCGTCGAACGCCGCAGCCGTGCAAGGTTATAAGGAAGCGCAGCAGAAGGTCCAGGCCCAGCAGGAAGAACAGGCCAAGGCTTCTACCACTGCCGTGGTGCAGCAGCACGACGAGCAGACGCGCGAACAGCAGACCAGCGAATCGTTGTCGAAGGCGCAGAGTGCCTTCCTCGCGGGACATCTGGCGGCTGCCAGCGGTGCCCTTGCCATTGCGGAGCGCCTGTCGCCCAGCAATCCCCTGGCCCACGATCTGCGGACTCGCATCAGCGCCGCGCAGATGCTTCGTTCGCGACTTGTCATGCTGGGCAGTGGCGCAGGCCTGCTGGCCCTCGTGGGAATGATTGCGATGTGGATGCGGCGCAGGAAGATGCAGCGCTTCCCTGTGCTTGAGATCACGCGCGGGCTCGACTCTGGCCGCACGCACCCGATCGACAAAGACATCGTCCGCATCGGCGCGGTCGCGCAGGACGGCGGCCAGAAGAACGACATCGTGATCCGCGACGTAGAGCATGCCATCTCGCGCTTCCACTGCGAGATCGTCAAGCGTGATGGCCAGCTTTACGTCAACGATCTCAACAGCTCGAACGGCACCCGCTTGAACGGCGCACAGATCAAGCCGGGCAGTCCGGAACCTCTACGCAGAGGCAGCAATATTCTGCTGGCTAATGCCGTGGAACTGCGCTTCGATTATGACCGTGGCGCGAAGACAAAAAACTGA
- a CDS encoding PP2C family protein-serine/threonine phosphatase: protein MEIRIRAAASSDVGRQRRTNEDAFGFDLDRGLFVVCDGVGGANAGEVASRAAVDCVLSRFPYTVHDPNAGGPELQRAIQAANRAVYKAAAHEPLYQGMCTTIVAAHFDGARMWIAHVGDSRAYLLRSQSLHRLTDDHSQLARVLREGDRHITPDQMARWDSVLTQAIGASEFVMPAVTMVQVHLGDCFLFATDGICKSLSNGEMLSLLLTTSTPEQACQQLVDAANRSSGYDNATCIVVEID, encoded by the coding sequence ATGGAAATTCGGATTCGGGCAGCGGCATCGAGCGATGTAGGGCGGCAGCGCCGCACCAATGAGGACGCGTTCGGTTTCGATTTGGATCGCGGACTTTTTGTTGTGTGCGATGGGGTCGGAGGGGCTAACGCGGGCGAGGTCGCCAGCCGGGCCGCCGTCGACTGCGTGCTCAGTCGCTTCCCCTATACCGTCCACGATCCCAATGCAGGAGGGCCGGAGCTGCAGCGCGCCATCCAGGCCGCGAACCGCGCGGTGTACAAGGCTGCCGCCCACGAACCGCTCTACCAGGGCATGTGCACGACCATCGTAGCCGCACACTTCGACGGCGCACGCATGTGGATCGCCCACGTGGGAGACAGCCGCGCCTATCTCCTGCGCAGCCAGTCGCTGCATCGCCTGACCGACGACCACTCCCAACTGGCGCGTGTCCTGCGCGAGGGAGATCGCCACATCACGCCGGACCAGATGGCCCGCTGGGACAGCGTTTTGACCCAGGCCATCGGCGCTTCGGAGTTTGTCATGCCTGCCGTCACCATGGTGCAGGTCCACCTCGGAGACTGCTTTCTCTTCGCCACGGACGGCATCTGCAAATCTCTGTCCAACGGCGAGATGCTCTCGCTGTTGCTCACCACTTCAACGCCGGAGCAGGCGTGCCAGCAGCTGGTCGATGCCGCCAATCGCTCCAGCGGGTACGACAACGCGACCTGCATCGTAGTAGAGATCGACTAA
- a CDS encoding type VI secretion system Vgr family protein — protein sequence MALPQIQIGDNLIGDAQLSSVEIVQELNQHWWCTVVCKQTEDQRIPVEDFLGKAVSIKITDEDGIEHVPFSGFVLKVDLEYEIWGSYTAQLLAVSSSYLMDVAPQKQYYAAQTLSSIGNAAAGRAGISFSQSGSSSKALNYVQYGETDFSFLNRIVDDYGCWMRPKEGGVEVFNSFQTGVSVQWRGEGGLLDLRLSGRLSPASMSGVHYDHHAMQSNSFEKVSTPPDYYDSAQRMTSAVQSASVALPAGFEPQRARAMTLDDFQDQLHAESQRSLGSAVTGSGHSRNQQLMAGNTIQIEGTLDAQGIYGLTRVVHHWTPQGYTNAFDCTPWKNYRNAQPPATHTWNGIVSARVVDHNDPKKMGRIKVQYIWQSDSSTHWARVTSPHAGPDRGFMFMPEIGDEVAVAFEDGDPERPVVLGAVWNGVHTQPRDELRGGDVETNDVKRLVTKSGNRLQFSDKEGVETVVLATPNNNLIKMTERSDQTGRTNITIESKTGDIILHAPNGRVHIESKFYSKDVG from the coding sequence ATGGCCCTGCCTCAGATTCAAATTGGCGACAACCTCATCGGCGATGCCCAACTTTCCTCCGTCGAGATTGTGCAGGAGTTGAATCAACACTGGTGGTGCACCGTCGTCTGTAAGCAGACAGAAGATCAACGCATCCCAGTAGAAGACTTCCTCGGCAAAGCGGTATCGATCAAGATCACGGACGAGGATGGCATAGAACATGTGCCCTTCTCCGGCTTCGTACTCAAGGTCGATCTGGAGTACGAGATATGGGGTAGCTACACGGCCCAACTGTTGGCTGTCAGTTCCAGTTACCTCATGGACGTAGCCCCACAGAAACAGTACTACGCCGCCCAGACGCTCTCCTCCATCGGTAACGCCGCCGCAGGGCGGGCAGGCATCTCCTTCTCGCAAAGCGGCAGCAGCTCCAAGGCGCTGAACTATGTGCAGTACGGCGAAACGGATTTCTCCTTCCTGAACCGTATCGTCGACGACTACGGCTGCTGGATGCGCCCGAAAGAAGGGGGAGTGGAGGTTTTCAACAGCTTCCAAACCGGTGTCAGCGTGCAGTGGCGCGGCGAGGGCGGCCTTCTCGATCTACGTCTCAGCGGCAGGCTCTCGCCCGCATCCATGAGTGGCGTGCACTACGATCATCACGCCATGCAGTCCAACAGCTTTGAGAAGGTCAGCACACCGCCGGACTACTACGACTCAGCCCAACGAATGACCAGCGCCGTACAATCCGCCTCCGTCGCGCTGCCCGCCGGCTTTGAGCCACAGCGCGCCCGGGCCATGACGCTCGACGATTTTCAGGACCAGTTGCACGCGGAAAGCCAGCGCTCCCTTGGCAGCGCCGTTACCGGCAGCGGCCACTCGCGCAATCAGCAACTCATGGCTGGCAATACGATCCAGATCGAAGGTACGCTGGATGCTCAGGGCATCTATGGACTCACCCGCGTCGTCCATCACTGGACGCCGCAGGGCTACACCAACGCGTTTGACTGCACACCCTGGAAGAACTATCGCAACGCACAACCACCTGCTACGCACACCTGGAACGGTATCGTCTCCGCTCGCGTTGTCGACCATAACGACCCGAAGAAGATGGGCCGCATCAAGGTGCAATACATCTGGCAGAGCGATAGCTCCACCCACTGGGCACGCGTGACCTCGCCCCATGCGGGCCCGGATCGAGGCTTTATGTTCATGCCGGAGATCGGCGACGAAGTCGCTGTCGCCTTTGAGGACGGTGATCCTGAAAGACCGGTAGTTCTCGGTGCGGTGTGGAATGGCGTTCATACCCAACCGCGCGACGAACTACGTGGCGGCGATGTCGAAACCAACGACGTCAAACGCCTCGTGACAAAGAGCGGCAATCGCCTGCAATTCTCCGACAAGGAAGGTGTAGAGACAGTAGTATTGGCGACACCGAACAATAACCTGATTAAGATGACCGAAAGATCCGATCAGACCGGAAGAACCAATATCACCATTGAATCGAAGACGGGCGATATCATTCTCCACGCGCCCAATGGGCGAGTACATATCGAATCGAAGTTCTACTCCAAAGATGTCGGTTAG
- a CDS encoding TetR/AcrR family transcriptional regulator: protein MSSNTADKIREAAHDLIAARGYFGFSYADVAEVVGIRKASIHHHFPSKVDLVVAALVQYRADMVAAAKGLDSKVVDPLQRLKLYVQHWEECIRNSNRPICIAALLSAELPALPDPIKAEVQLHFRYLAGWVKSTLRDGVKYGSIHLEHSAEVEAQSFVAVVHGAMLSARALGTPDVFTSISKAALDRLRPSN, encoded by the coding sequence ATGAGCAGCAATACGGCGGATAAAATTCGTGAGGCAGCGCATGATCTGATCGCCGCAAGGGGCTACTTCGGCTTTAGCTATGCGGATGTTGCCGAGGTAGTCGGAATCCGCAAAGCGAGTATTCATCACCATTTCCCCTCCAAGGTCGATCTGGTCGTAGCGGCTTTAGTTCAATATCGCGCGGACATGGTCGCTGCCGCCAAAGGTCTTGATAGCAAGGTCGTCGATCCCCTGCAACGCCTGAAGCTCTATGTACAGCATTGGGAGGAGTGCATTCGGAACAGCAATCGCCCGATTTGTATTGCGGCTTTGCTCAGTGCGGAACTCCCGGCACTTCCCGATCCGATCAAGGCTGAAGTTCAGTTGCACTTCAGGTATCTTGCCGGCTGGGTTAAATCGACGCTCAGAGATGGGGTCAAGTATGGCTCTATTCACCTGGAGCATAGCGCGGAGGTAGAGGCTCAGAGCTTTGTCGCTGTGGTGCACGGTGCCATGCTCTCGGCACGAGCCTTAGGCACTCCTGACGTCTTCACTTCGATTTCAAAAGCTGCCCTGGACCGCCTGCGCCCTTCGAACTAA
- a CDS encoding helix-turn-helix domain-containing protein, whose product METPIEVPTIWNQIAETMYLRDSPTAEIKLSELSSFSFARLKITQGIPDMTRPILGESGYIIALQLKAIPHVELFLGKKRVSSGYYPVGAVGAIQLQEEPACFLPDPFDALAVHVTQAALDEIAYAHQVPYVDRLIWPYGTIDPIVHHLGQTLLSSLEHPQQTSKIFMDHVLQALNCHLVSSYGNVTLSDRRFRGGLSPRQARRATELLEAHLDGDIPLQQVAEACELSVSHFARSFKKTFRKPPHAWLLERRVDKAKGLMLNSRLPLADIAAQCGFADQSSLNRSFRRIHGIAPGMWRRNSKRGSSSYAV is encoded by the coding sequence ATGGAGACGCCCATCGAAGTTCCTACGATCTGGAATCAAATCGCCGAGACGATGTATCTCAGGGATTCCCCTACGGCGGAGATCAAGCTATCCGAGCTTTCGTCCTTCTCGTTTGCAAGACTGAAGATCACCCAAGGGATCCCGGACATGACACGTCCCATCCTTGGCGAGAGTGGCTACATCATTGCGTTGCAGCTCAAAGCTATCCCCCATGTAGAGCTCTTTCTGGGCAAGAAAAGGGTGTCGAGTGGCTATTATCCTGTGGGGGCTGTCGGCGCCATCCAGTTACAAGAGGAGCCCGCATGTTTCCTGCCAGATCCTTTCGACGCCTTGGCGGTGCATGTCACGCAAGCCGCTCTGGATGAGATCGCTTATGCTCACCAGGTACCGTATGTAGACCGATTGATCTGGCCGTATGGAACAATCGATCCTATCGTGCATCACCTCGGCCAGACGCTCCTCTCTTCACTGGAGCATCCTCAGCAAACTTCAAAGATTTTCATGGACCACGTTCTGCAAGCCCTGAACTGTCATCTTGTCAGCTCCTATGGAAATGTGACGCTGTCGGATCGAAGATTTCGCGGGGGCCTCTCTCCTCGACAGGCGCGAAGGGCGACAGAGTTACTGGAGGCTCATCTGGACGGGGACATTCCTCTCCAGCAGGTTGCCGAAGCGTGCGAATTGTCCGTGAGCCACTTTGCGCGATCCTTCAAAAAGACCTTTCGCAAGCCCCCTCATGCCTGGTTGCTGGAGCGCCGTGTAGACAAGGCCAAAGGTCTCATGCTGAACTCACGCCTGCCCCTGGCCGATATCGCCGCGCAGTGTGGGTTTGCGGATCAATCTTCGCTAAACCGTTCCTTCAGACGAATTCATGGAATCGCTCCGGGGATGTGGCGGCGGAACTCCAAGCGCGGCAGCAGTAGCTACGCCGTTTAG
- a CDS encoding alpha/beta fold hydrolase, whose protein sequence is MQALKFVRNGLVACAALLATLSPATKATAQTQPPSGVKTVLLVHGAWADGSSWSKVIPLLEAKGLHVVAVQIPLTSFADDVAATERAIALEDGPVLLVGHSYGGAVITEAGNDPKVAGLVFVSAVAPDKGESTLGLISSVATPIGSELRPDKNGFLKLTPKGVAEDFAQDLSAKEIAVLAATQVPVNVTAMKGEVTIPAWKTKPSWYIVAGNDRAISPDLEAAQAKRIGATTTTVSSSHVIMLSQPAKVATVILDAASKAVSK, encoded by the coding sequence ATGCAAGCATTGAAATTTGTTCGGAATGGATTGGTGGCATGCGCTGCACTACTCGCGACCCTCAGCCCTGCCACCAAGGCAACGGCACAGACACAGCCCCCTTCAGGGGTAAAAACAGTTCTCCTCGTTCATGGAGCATGGGCAGACGGGTCGAGCTGGTCCAAGGTAATTCCGTTGCTGGAGGCGAAGGGGCTGCATGTTGTTGCCGTACAAATCCCATTGACCTCCTTCGCGGATGACGTTGCAGCAACAGAGCGCGCCATTGCTCTCGAGGATGGTCCGGTATTGCTCGTCGGCCACTCTTACGGCGGAGCTGTGATCACCGAAGCCGGAAACGACCCGAAGGTAGCAGGACTTGTCTTTGTTTCGGCAGTCGCGCCGGATAAGGGAGAATCCACTTTAGGTCTCATCTCAAGTGTTGCAACTCCTATCGGCTCAGAGCTGCGTCCTGACAAGAATGGTTTTCTCAAACTGACTCCCAAGGGAGTCGCTGAAGACTTCGCACAGGATCTTTCCGCCAAAGAGATTGCGGTCCTGGCAGCGACGCAGGTTCCTGTAAACGTTACCGCCATGAAGGGCGAAGTCACGATCCCAGCCTGGAAGACCAAGCCGTCATGGTACATCGTTGCCGGAAATGACCGGGCAATTTCACCTGATCTCGAAGCCGCTCAGGCAAAGAGAATCGGCGCAACGACCACCACTGTCTCCTCCAGCCACGTCATTATGCTCTCGCAGCCAGCGAAGGTTGCCACTGTGATTCTCGACGCAGCCTCGAAGGCCGTTTCGAAGTAG